In Sodalis ligni, a single genomic region encodes these proteins:
- a CDS encoding amidohydrolase family protein produces MPGFPLIDAHVHFYDQRQLDYPWLNDVPQIQGRYMPDDYSLACGGVEVEKMIFIEVDVAQHQKLDEVRFVEQLRGEDPRIAAIVACAALEKGAAVEEELERLAEIGAVRGIRRLLQYHEEPDYCLRPNFIEGVQRLAKFDFSFDICIRHHQLASATELVRRCPNVRFVLDHIAKPDIAAGLYTPWDKQIAAIAELPNVVCKITGVTTEADRRNWTLAQIRPYIEHVIEQFGFSRILFASDWPVLNLGADYPRWVAVMDEILTGCSDQERRRFYRENAASAYKLS; encoded by the coding sequence CCACGTGCATTTTTACGACCAGCGGCAGTTGGACTATCCTTGGCTGAACGATGTGCCGCAGATTCAGGGACGGTACATGCCGGATGATTATTCCCTGGCCTGCGGCGGCGTCGAGGTCGAAAAAATGATTTTCATCGAGGTGGATGTCGCCCAGCATCAAAAGCTGGATGAAGTCCGGTTCGTGGAGCAACTGAGGGGGGAGGATCCCCGCATCGCCGCCATTGTCGCTTGCGCCGCGCTGGAAAAAGGGGCCGCGGTGGAAGAGGAGCTTGAGCGGCTGGCTGAAATCGGGGCGGTGCGCGGCATCCGCCGGCTGCTCCAGTATCATGAGGAACCGGACTACTGCCTGCGGCCCAATTTTATCGAAGGGGTACAGCGGCTGGCAAAGTTCGATTTCAGCTTTGATATCTGCATCCGCCATCACCAGTTGGCCAGCGCCACCGAACTGGTGCGCCGCTGCCCGAACGTCAGGTTCGTGCTCGATCATATCGCCAAACCGGATATCGCCGCCGGGCTCTATACGCCCTGGGATAAACAAATAGCGGCCATCGCCGAATTACCCAACGTGGTGTGCAAAATCACCGGCGTCACCACCGAAGCCGATCGCAGGAACTGGACCCTGGCGCAAATCCGGCCCTATATCGAGCACGTTATCGAACAATTCGGTTTTTCGCGGATACTGTTCGCCAGCGATTGGCCGGTGCTTAATCTTGGCGCCGACTATCCCCGCTGGGTGGCGGTGATGGATGAGATTTTGACCGGATGTTCAGACCAGGAACGGCGGCGGTTTTATCGCGAAAATGCCGCATCCGCCTATAAGCTGAGTTGA
- a CDS encoding NADAR family protein → MDTIYFYDPRRGEFCFLSNLHPRPLVFAGTEYDTPEHAFQVEKALSPRMKNWLKQAPTPELAAVAGDALSEEETVPDWANICVEVMSSIVRAKFDGAEDLKQCLLATGDRKLAECSPIDGEVARFWGEYQGQGENRLGKILMALRAAYRSEK, encoded by the coding sequence ATGGACACCATTTATTTTTACGATCCGCGGCGGGGAGAATTTTGCTTTCTCAGCAACCTGCACCCTCGCCCGCTGGTGTTTGCCGGCACGGAATATGACACACCGGAGCATGCTTTCCAGGTCGAAAAAGCGCTGTCCCCTCGGATGAAAAACTGGCTAAAACAGGCGCCAACGCCTGAGCTGGCGGCGGTGGCCGGCGATGCCCTGTCCGAAGAAGAAACGGTGCCGGACTGGGCAAACATTTGTGTCGAGGTGATGTCCTCCATCGTTAGGGCTAAATTCGACGGCGCGGAGGATTTAAAGCAGTGTTTATTAGCCACCGGGGATCGTAAATTAGCGGAGTGTTCCCCCATTGACGGCGAGGTAGCCCGCTTTTGGGGAGAATATCAGGGCCAGGGAGAAAACCGGCTGGGCAAAATTTTAATGGCGCTGCGTGCGGCTTATCGCAGCGAAAAATAA
- a CDS encoding threonine ammonia-lyase produces MFALSDIQAAAERIAPFIRRTPLIKAEALFENITEAELWLKLECLQPTGSFKVRGATNRLLVTPESQLTHGIVTASGGNHGLAVARAAAMAKVPANIFVPATTGREKLDKLAAWGAIVHVVGNLWDEANVNALAYAKEHQCAYFHPFADPAVIAGQGTLGLEILEQLPELDVILVAIGGGGLISGISAALKSLKPSVRIIGIEPEGSPTLYASLQAGDVVSLPAVTTKVATMACGRTDARVFEQVRQAVDEVVLVSDEEMLAAARWLWFEFGLAADLSGAAAAAALRSGRVRLAAGAKACALVCGAGKDALV; encoded by the coding sequence ATGTTTGCACTTTCTGATATCCAAGCCGCGGCGGAACGCATTGCGCCTTTCATTCGCCGCACGCCGCTGATTAAAGCCGAGGCCCTGTTTGAAAATATCACCGAAGCCGAGCTTTGGCTTAAATTGGAATGCCTGCAGCCAACGGGATCATTCAAAGTGCGCGGCGCCACCAACCGGCTGTTGGTCACGCCGGAATCGCAGTTAACCCATGGAATCGTGACCGCGTCGGGGGGCAATCATGGATTGGCGGTGGCACGGGCGGCGGCGATGGCGAAGGTGCCGGCCAATATCTTCGTTCCCGCCACCACCGGCCGGGAAAAGCTGGACAAACTGGCGGCTTGGGGCGCGATTGTGCATGTCGTGGGCAACCTCTGGGACGAGGCCAATGTCAATGCGCTGGCCTACGCCAAGGAGCATCAGTGCGCCTATTTTCATCCTTTCGCCGATCCGGCGGTGATTGCCGGTCAGGGTACCCTGGGCCTTGAAATTCTGGAACAGCTGCCGGAGCTGGATGTGATTTTGGTGGCGATAGGCGGCGGCGGGTTGATATCCGGCATCTCGGCGGCGTTGAAAAGCCTGAAACCCTCGGTGCGTATTATCGGTATTGAACCGGAGGGTTCGCCCACCCTCTATGCCAGCCTGCAGGCGGGTGATGTCGTCAGCTTACCGGCGGTGACCACAAAAGTGGCCACCATGGCCTGCGGCCGTACCGATGCGCGAGTGTTTGAACAGGTCCGCCAAGCGGTAGATGAGGTAGTGCTGGTCTCCGATGAGGAGATGCTGGCGGCTGCGCGCTGGTTATGGTTTGAGTTCGGCCTGGCGGCGGATCTCAGCGGCGCTGCGGCGGCGGCGGCGCTGCGTTCAGGCAGGGTTCGTCTCGCCGCCGGCGCCAAGGCCTGCGCCCTGGTGTGCGGCGCGGGCAAAGACGCGCTGGTTTAG
- a CDS encoding pyridoxal phosphate-dependent aminotransferase: MSRQKDILPSRDARSAPQARDSVRDLRFSSIREVANAGIGRSDILPFWFGEPDRPTPDFICAAAQASLAAGDTFYTPNLGEPALREALSRYLSSWHRPVADSRIAVTSSGVSALMLAAQSLYNPGDRVVVVTPVWPNLVEIPKILGARVEEVPLALCHDADGISRWHLDTDILLTALTPDCRALVINSPNNPSGWVMPASQQKIVLAHCRKYGIWIVSDEVYGRILFNGLPDRCAPSFLDIADAEDRLVVINSFSKSWMMTGWRLGWIVAPDALIHELGKLIEYNSSCAPGFIQKAGVVAVNQGESALRDTVARFQASRDFLYGKLRELPGIETPLPEGAMYLFFRVEGLKDSLALCKALVAEAGLGLAPGSAFGPAGEGCIRWCFASSLDRLELGVERFRTFLAAGGRCHNRAVTG, from the coding sequence ATGTCCAGGCAAAAAGACATTCTGCCGTCCCGTGATGCCCGCAGCGCTCCGCAGGCCAGGGACAGCGTACGGGATTTGCGCTTCTCCTCCATTCGCGAGGTGGCCAATGCCGGTATCGGCAGAAGCGATATTCTGCCGTTCTGGTTCGGCGAGCCGGACCGCCCGACGCCGGACTTTATCTGCGCCGCCGCACAGGCGTCCCTGGCGGCGGGAGATACCTTCTATACCCCGAATCTGGGTGAGCCGGCGCTGCGGGAAGCGCTGTCGCGCTACCTTTCCTCCTGGCACCGGCCGGTGGCCGACAGCCGAATAGCCGTCACCTCTTCCGGCGTTTCAGCGCTGATGCTGGCGGCACAGTCGCTGTATAATCCCGGTGATCGGGTAGTGGTGGTGACGCCGGTATGGCCGAACCTGGTGGAGATCCCGAAAATTCTCGGCGCGCGGGTGGAAGAAGTGCCGCTGGCGCTATGCCATGACGCGGACGGCATTTCCCGCTGGCACCTTGATACCGATATCCTGCTGACGGCTCTGACGCCGGACTGTCGAGCGCTGGTGATCAACTCGCCGAATAATCCCAGCGGCTGGGTGATGCCCGCCTCCCAGCAAAAAATCGTGCTTGCGCATTGCCGGAAATACGGCATTTGGATAGTGTCCGACGAGGTATACGGCCGCATTCTGTTTAACGGTTTGCCGGACCGGTGCGCGCCCTCTTTTCTGGACATCGCCGATGCCGAAGACCGGCTGGTGGTCATTAACAGCTTCTCCAAAAGCTGGATGATGACCGGCTGGCGGCTGGGATGGATAGTGGCCCCGGACGCGCTGATTCATGAACTGGGGAAATTGATTGAATATAACAGCAGTTGCGCACCGGGATTTATTCAGAAGGCGGGGGTAGTGGCGGTCAACCAGGGGGAAAGCGCACTGCGTGATACAGTGGCGCGCTTCCAGGCGTCACGGGATTTTCTGTATGGTAAACTGCGGGAACTGCCGGGGATCGAAACGCCCCTGCCGGAAGGCGCCATGTACCTGTTTTTCCGGGTGGAAGGTCTCAAGGACAGCCTCGCGCTGTGTAAGGCGCTGGTGGCCGAGGCCGGTTTGGGGCTGGCGCCGGGCAGCGCTTTCGGTCCCGCCGGCGAAGGCTGTATTCGCTGGTGCTTTGCCAGCTCGCTGGATAGGCTCGAGCTGGGAGTGGAGCGTTTCCGGACCTTTTTGGCCGCCGGCGGCCGGTGCCACAACCGGGCCGTTACCGGCTAA
- a CDS encoding LacI family DNA-binding transcriptional regulator: protein MKKPTAIRDVALAAGVSTATISRYMNGKFHKMGADTRLRIEKTIKSMGYMPNDVARSLRSTKSNTIAVILSDILNPYSIAILQGIEETCAEFGYTIFVCNSNESSAKEKEFIEMMMAKRVDGFVINTSGGNDELIAGLAHEMPVVLVGRKISTGMINSVAVNNVQGVSLAVGHLLARGCSALALLSPRIDHVSPRIERVEAFRALASQEEMQGIASGIHIIDKIAVEPVTELLGNLIRQNRSPARMGLIAANGMLSLAVLKAAKSLDYEIPRDFLFIGFDDTEWASVANPSLTVIAQPTYEIGATAAKRLLAGLGQDAEHSQGESLELPVKLIMRNSTLI, encoded by the coding sequence ATGAAAAAACCTACGGCAATACGCGACGTGGCCCTGGCGGCGGGGGTCTCTACCGCCACCATATCCCGTTATATGAACGGCAAATTCCATAAGATGGGCGCCGATACCCGGCTGAGAATTGAAAAGACCATTAAATCAATGGGCTATATGCCGAACGATGTGGCGCGCAGCCTGAGAAGCACCAAAAGCAATACTATCGCGGTCATCCTGTCGGATATCCTCAATCCGTATTCCATTGCGATTTTGCAGGGTATTGAAGAAACCTGCGCCGAGTTTGGCTATACCATTTTTGTTTGTAATTCCAATGAGTCGTCCGCGAAAGAAAAGGAATTTATAGAAATGATGATGGCGAAACGGGTTGATGGATTCGTCATCAATACCAGCGGCGGCAATGATGAACTGATTGCCGGTCTCGCGCACGAAATGCCGGTTGTTCTGGTGGGACGAAAGATAAGCACAGGAATGATAAATTCCGTTGCGGTGAATAATGTCCAAGGGGTTTCCCTGGCCGTCGGGCATTTATTGGCGCGGGGCTGTTCCGCCCTGGCGCTGCTGAGCCCGCGGATTGACCATGTCAGCCCCAGAATTGAACGCGTGGAGGCCTTTCGCGCCCTGGCATCGCAGGAAGAGATGCAGGGTATAGCCAGCGGGATTCATATTATCGATAAGATCGCCGTTGAACCCGTTACGGAGTTGCTTGGCAACCTTATTCGCCAAAACCGGTCCCCGGCAAGAATGGGCCTTATTGCCGCCAACGGCATGCTGTCCCTGGCGGTACTGAAGGCCGCAAAATCCCTGGATTATGAAATTCCGCGGGATTTTCTCTTTATAGGTTTCGATGATACCGAATGGGCTTCGGTGGCTAATCCCAGCCTGACGGTCATCGCGCAGCCGACCTATGAAATCGGCGCCACCGCGGCGAAGCGGCTGCTGGCCGGTTTAGGGCAAGACGCGGAGCATTCCCAAGGGGAATCCCTCGAGCTTCCCGTTAAATTGATAATGCGAAATTCGACGTTGATTTAA
- a CDS encoding mandelate racemase/muconate lactonizing enzyme family protein, with the protein MRIKEIKTHVIVQKLETQFGMSQWLWDTRGSCLVEIITDDGVIGWGECFGPAKANAALIHELYAPLVIGQDPLLRASIWEDLYNHTREFGRKGIAISAISGIDIALWDIFGKVMGQPIARLLGGNTAVPIKAYASSFYYAAGDRDTLEKDAEASVAQGFEAFKMKVGGMTLQQDAARVAKVRSLIGPGAGLAVDANRAYTVREAIRFGKMIEEYDISWFEEPVLPDDFQGYREVRTALDMRIAGGESEFARFGFRPFLQQGCVDIVQPDVAACGGLGEALNIAMMATAFGVDCFPHLWGSAISLAATLHLISAIPVAVPSLVRERPLLELDRAPNIIREQLSDLVIGPLFPVPDKPGLGIDIDTDLIRHLEMK; encoded by the coding sequence ATGCGTATCAAAGAGATTAAAACGCACGTTATCGTGCAGAAATTGGAAACCCAGTTCGGCATGTCTCAATGGCTATGGGATACGCGCGGCAGTTGCCTGGTGGAAATCATCACCGACGACGGTGTGATCGGCTGGGGGGAGTGTTTCGGTCCGGCGAAGGCCAATGCCGCATTGATCCATGAGCTGTATGCGCCGCTGGTAATCGGCCAGGATCCGTTGCTGCGGGCCTCTATTTGGGAAGATTTATATAATCACACCCGGGAATTCGGCCGCAAAGGCATTGCGATTTCCGCCATATCCGGCATCGATATCGCCTTATGGGATATCTTCGGCAAGGTGATGGGGCAGCCTATCGCGAGATTGCTGGGGGGGAATACCGCGGTCCCCATCAAGGCCTACGCATCTTCTTTTTATTATGCCGCCGGCGATCGCGACACGTTGGAAAAAGACGCCGAGGCCTCTGTGGCCCAGGGCTTTGAGGCGTTCAAAATGAAGGTAGGGGGCATGACCCTACAACAGGATGCGGCGAGAGTCGCCAAAGTGCGCAGCCTTATCGGCCCAGGCGCTGGTCTGGCGGTGGACGCCAACCGTGCCTACACCGTCCGTGAGGCCATCCGATTCGGCAAAATGATTGAAGAATACGATATTTCATGGTTTGAAGAGCCGGTGCTGCCGGACGATTTCCAGGGCTATCGGGAAGTCAGGACCGCGCTGGACATGCGCATCGCCGGCGGCGAGTCGGAATTTGCCCGCTTTGGCTTCCGGCCCTTTTTGCAGCAGGGCTGCGTGGATATTGTCCAACCGGATGTCGCTGCCTGCGGCGGTCTGGGGGAGGCGCTGAATATCGCCATGATGGCGACGGCCTTTGGCGTCGACTGTTTTCCCCATCTCTGGGGGTCGGCGATTTCTCTGGCGGCGACGCTGCACCTGATTTCCGCCATCCCGGTGGCGGTACCTTCCCTGGTGAGGGAACGTCCGCTGCTTGAGCTCGATCGGGCGCCGAATATCATTCGTGAACAATTATCCGATTTGGTGATTGGCCCGTTGTTCCCGGTGCCGGATAAACCCGGGCTGGGAATTGATATCGATACGGATCTCATACGGCATTTAGAAATGAAATAA
- a CDS encoding MBL fold metallo-hydrolase has translation MAFNIRDRLIIKQEIERTHLPENTLALWSLGQSGMVIKNHHGDVIVIDPYLSSAIEKNHPGTEFIRQFPPVLEPEDIQEADALLVTHFHDDHMDMETLCRAANNRPGLPIYIPSVDAGDVAAKYASLRQAISPAVTHETLHIGDFSITPLASAHSEYEKNAQGHHRFIGYFIETDGLSFYHSGDTLVTAELEKELIQLKPDVMALPINGGDYSRLKRGIVPNMTFREAADLYNSVGSDYLLPIHYDMFPNNTDNPAHFVDYMLQRYPGSKFHLTMPGERVIYMKAAR, from the coding sequence ATGGCATTTAACATAAGAGACCGCTTAATAATCAAACAAGAAATAGAACGGACTCATCTCCCCGAAAATACCCTTGCCTTGTGGAGCCTTGGCCAGTCAGGCATGGTCATTAAAAATCATCATGGCGATGTGATAGTCATTGATCCCTATCTCAGCAGCGCCATTGAAAAAAACCATCCCGGCACGGAATTCATTCGACAGTTCCCCCCGGTGCTTGAGCCGGAAGATATCCAGGAGGCGGACGCCCTATTGGTCACGCATTTCCATGACGATCACATGGACATGGAAACCTTATGCCGGGCGGCAAATAATCGGCCTGGCCTACCGATTTATATCCCTTCCGTCGACGCGGGGGATGTGGCTGCAAAATACGCCTCTTTACGGCAGGCTATTTCCCCGGCGGTCACCCATGAAACGCTGCATATCGGCGATTTCTCCATAACGCCTCTTGCCTCCGCCCACAGCGAATATGAAAAAAACGCTCAAGGCCACCATCGTTTCATCGGCTATTTTATCGAAACCGACGGTCTCTCGTTTTATCACAGCGGCGATACCTTGGTGACCGCTGAGCTGGAAAAAGAGCTGATTCAGCTTAAACCAGACGTGATGGCCTTGCCGATAAACGGCGGTGATTATTCAAGGCTCAAACGAGGCATCGTACCCAATATGACTTTTCGAGAGGCGGCGGATTTATATAACAGTGTCGGCAGCGACTATTTATTGCCGATACATTACGATATGTTTCCCAATAATACGGATAATCCCGCTCATTTTGTCGATTATATGCTGCAACGCTATCCCGGCAGTAAATTCCATCTCACCATGCCCGGAGAACGGGTTATTTATATGAAAGCTGCTAGGTGA
- a CDS encoding DUF1460 domain-containing protein: MSKKIFLPLAVALALALAGCAGHQREADNGVNADSTTRYRIERLMAGQGTNAAAMDEGEAIKAISAEFLGTPYTAGTLVGSDTVPERLVINFNGVDCFTYLDYVYALSKSADAAQFSEHLRQTRYVDGDVSYGHRKQFFTDWAHLTPLNATDVTREVSPNAVTVTKHLNQAAGGGKYFPSLDVTTRDIAYIPARAVNAAVIRRLKNGDFIGIYTPKAGMDVTHTGIFVMTDGGPMLRNASSRAANRKVVDSPFLAYVKRTPGIVVLRGI, encoded by the coding sequence ATGAGCAAGAAAATCTTTTTACCGCTGGCGGTAGCGCTGGCGCTGGCGCTGGCGGGATGCGCGGGGCATCAGCGGGAAGCGGACAACGGGGTCAATGCCGACAGCACTACCCGGTATCGGATTGAACGGCTTATGGCCGGTCAAGGGACAAACGCCGCCGCAATGGATGAAGGGGAGGCGATCAAGGCCATTTCCGCCGAGTTCCTGGGCACGCCCTACACCGCCGGCACCCTTGTCGGGTCGGATACCGTGCCGGAGCGGCTGGTCATCAATTTTAACGGCGTAGATTGTTTTACCTATCTCGATTATGTCTATGCCCTCAGCAAATCCGCCGACGCGGCGCAGTTTAGCGAGCATCTGCGGCAGACCCGCTATGTCGACGGCGACGTCAGCTACGGGCACCGGAAACAGTTTTTCACCGATTGGGCCCATTTGACGCCCCTGAACGCCACGGATGTGACCCGCGAGGTCAGTCCCAATGCGGTTACCGTCACCAAACATCTCAATCAAGCCGCCGGCGGGGGCAAATATTTCCCGTCCCTTGACGTGACGACGCGGGATATTGCCTATATACCGGCCAGGGCGGTAAATGCCGCCGTCATCCGTCGCCTGAAAAACGGGGATTTTATCGGCATCTATACGCCTAAAGCCGGCATGGACGTCACCCATACCGGAATTTTTGTCATGACCGATGGCGGTCCTATGCTGCGCAACGCTTCTTCGCGCGCGGCCAACAGAAAAGTGGTGGATTCGCCTTTCCTGGCCTACGTCAAAAGAACGCCGGGTATTGTGGTGCTCAGGGGAATTTAG
- a CDS encoding nucleotidyltransferase family protein, which translates to MTSPGILIAAAGLGSRYLAAGGQGLKLDQPVSDGISVFQQTLKNACDSGLPVHVVTRSSSASIQAHCRFSGVPYICRDTRCLGETIAEGVRHNAGWDGWLIQLADMPFVPVGIYRLVADALEQHVSARPFYQRLPGHPVGFARQAKADLLRLRYAEGASSVLMRYPPYKIPVMDRGVIQDIDLPLPPIRNND; encoded by the coding sequence GTGACGTCGCCGGGAATCCTCATTGCCGCCGCGGGCTTGGGAAGCCGATATCTCGCCGCCGGCGGGCAGGGCCTTAAACTCGATCAGCCGGTAAGCGACGGCATTTCCGTCTTTCAGCAGACGCTGAAAAATGCCTGTGATTCAGGGTTGCCGGTGCATGTCGTGACCCGCTCTTCCTCTGCGTCCATCCAGGCCCATTGCCGCTTTTCAGGCGTCCCCTATATCTGCCGGGATACCCGCTGCCTCGGCGAGACCATCGCGGAAGGCGTCAGGCATAACGCCGGCTGGGACGGCTGGCTCATCCAGTTGGCCGATATGCCCTTCGTGCCGGTGGGAATATACCGGCTGGTGGCGGATGCGCTGGAACAGCATGTTTCCGCCCGGCCTTTTTACCAGCGGCTGCCGGGGCATCCGGTGGGGTTTGCCCGACAGGCGAAAGCGGACCTGCTGCGGTTGCGTTATGCCGAAGGCGCTTCATCTGTGCTCATGCGCTATCCGCCTTATAAAATCCCCGTGATGGACCGGGGAGTGATTCAAGACATCGATTTGCCGTTGCCACCTATCCGGAATAATGACTGA
- a CDS encoding XdhC family protein encodes MQNLDQQVIAQSLDWVAGEPVWLCTVLSTYGSSPRAPGAMMVINAAGLYCGSLSGGCVEEDFISRIRAGEFRQGSQIVRYGDGGLPPHRALPCGGKLDILIEMLPAGPGSAGYLSRLGQALSGYLSLRKEVILPHACRYLEACAYSGATLAGYEGNRVSLTVAAAPRLIIAGLSTVALYCAEFSIALGFETIVCDNRPDALQNFAPQLHKDVIVKGTFPARYLEQAGCHGNTAVVALTHDPRVDDLTMMEAVNTDSFYLGVMGSVRNSRQRLQRLETIGGLSTAQLARIHAPVGMDLGSKTPAEIALAVMADIVRHKNRH; translated from the coding sequence ATGCAGAATCTGGACCAACAGGTTATCGCCCAATCCCTGGACTGGGTGGCCGGGGAGCCGGTCTGGCTGTGCACCGTACTCTCCACCTATGGTTCATCGCCGCGGGCGCCGGGGGCGATGATGGTGATCAATGCCGCCGGATTGTACTGCGGTTCGCTGTCCGGCGGCTGTGTGGAAGAGGATTTTATCAGCCGTATCCGGGCCGGGGAATTCAGGCAAGGCAGCCAAATCGTGCGCTACGGCGACGGTGGCCTACCCCCCCATCGGGCGCTGCCCTGCGGCGGCAAACTGGATATTCTTATCGAGATGCTGCCGGCCGGGCCGGGGAGCGCCGGTTATCTCTCCCGCCTGGGACAGGCGCTCTCAGGCTATCTCTCCCTGCGCAAAGAAGTCATTTTGCCCCATGCCTGCCGTTATCTGGAGGCGTGCGCCTACAGCGGCGCCACCCTGGCCGGCTATGAGGGGAATCGGGTCAGTTTGACCGTTGCCGCCGCTCCCCGGCTGATTATTGCCGGTTTATCCACGGTAGCCCTGTACTGCGCCGAATTTTCCATTGCCCTGGGTTTCGAGACCATCGTCTGTGACAACCGGCCCGACGCCCTGCAAAATTTTGCCCCGCAGCTGCATAAGGACGTTATCGTCAAAGGGACGTTCCCGGCCCGGTATCTTGAACAAGCGGGGTGTCACGGCAATACCGCCGTCGTGGCGCTGACCCACGATCCCCGCGTTGACGATTTAACCATGATGGAGGCGGTGAATACCGACTCTTTTTACCTGGGGGTGATGGGTTCCGTGCGCAACAGCCGGCAGCGTTTGCAGCGCCTGGAAACTATCGGCGGACTCAGCACCGCTCAATTGGCGCGTATCCATGCGCCGGTGGGCATGGATCTTGGCAGCAAAACGCCGGCTGAAATCGCGCTGGCGGTCATGGCGGATATCGTACGCCACAAAAACCGGCATTAA
- a CDS encoding xanthine dehydrogenase family protein molybdopterin-binding subunit yields the protein MDKADVHIISPYVGGGFGSKPVPYTHVALACAAARELKRPIKVSLTRPQVFTGLGGRPATSQTLEMGATRDGKILSVIHDSFNETSLHDVHIEACNRVTALMYAIPNVHSRHRVVPLNTVTPGWMRAPGENPSAFGLETAMDEMAYALSIDPLELRLRNWPDHDFKSNLPWSTHHLRDAWLAGAKAFGWEKRTPAPRSMRDGHELIGWGMASGTYPVNRIPAEAKLILRQDGQLIVQSAGADIGTGTYTILAQAAAEVLQMPSETIIVQLGDTQLPLAGVAGGSQLAGNLMGAVSKAANMMRERLITLAVEQPASPLHQMDKNHLTVADGEVRPAMRPGRGIALGELLRSAHMDSMEVMADTFKEGTSAQEREAIVSSLGQSTHSVVPGVSAHSWSAQFVEVRVDEDFGTVRVKRMVAAMDSGRLYNPKLARSQWIGGMVMGLGQALLEEGVIDPRHGRVINNNLADYLVAINADVPDIITIDVGEPDYRATALGGKAVGELGIVGVAAAIGNAVYHATGKRVRDLPITMDKLI from the coding sequence ATGGACAAGGCTGATGTCCATATCATTTCGCCCTATGTGGGGGGCGGTTTCGGCTCCAAACCGGTGCCCTATACCCACGTTGCCCTCGCCTGCGCGGCGGCCCGCGAGCTTAAGCGACCCATCAAGGTCTCCCTCACCCGGCCGCAGGTATTTACCGGTCTGGGCGGACGGCCGGCCACGTCGCAAACCCTGGAAATGGGCGCGACCCGGGACGGTAAAATCCTGTCTGTCATCCACGACAGCTTCAATGAAACCTCGCTGCACGATGTGCACATCGAGGCCTGCAACAGGGTCACCGCGCTGATGTACGCCATACCCAATGTCCATTCCCGCCACCGGGTCGTGCCACTGAATACCGTGACGCCAGGCTGGATGCGCGCGCCGGGGGAGAATCCCAGCGCCTTCGGCCTGGAGACGGCGATGGACGAAATGGCCTATGCCCTGAGTATCGATCCGCTGGAACTGCGGTTGCGCAACTGGCCCGATCACGACTTCAAGTCGAATCTTCCCTGGAGCACCCATCATCTGCGCGACGCCTGGCTGGCGGGAGCAAAAGCCTTCGGCTGGGAAAAACGCACCCCTGCCCCGCGATCCATGCGTGACGGACATGAGCTTATCGGCTGGGGGATGGCGTCTGGCACCTATCCGGTGAACCGTATACCGGCGGAGGCGAAGCTTATCCTGCGCCAGGACGGGCAGCTGATTGTGCAAAGCGCCGGCGCGGATATCGGTACCGGCACCTATACCATACTGGCCCAGGCGGCGGCGGAGGTGCTGCAGATGCCGTCCGAGACCATCATCGTACAGCTTGGGGATACGCAGCTACCCCTGGCGGGAGTGGCGGGCGGCTCACAGCTGGCGGGCAATCTGATGGGCGCGGTAAGCAAAGCCGCCAATATGATGCGTGAACGGTTAATTACCCTGGCGGTGGAGCAGCCGGCCTCGCCGCTGCATCAAATGGACAAAAACCACCTGACGGTGGCGGACGGCGAGGTCCGTCCGGCCATGCGCCCAGGACGGGGGATTGCCCTGGGGGAATTACTGCGGTCGGCCCATATGGACAGCATGGAGGTGATGGCGGATACCTTTAAAGAGGGAACGTCGGCGCAAGAGCGCGAGGCTATCGTCAGCTCGCTGGGACAATCGACGCATTCCGTCGTCCCCGGCGTCTCCGCCCACAGCTGGAGCGCGCAGTTTGTGGAGGTGCGGGTGGATGAGGATTTCGGCACCGTCCGGGTCAAACGCATGGTGGCGGCGATGGACAGCGGCCGGCTCTACAACCCGAAGCTGGCGCGCAGCCAGTGGATTGGCGGCATGGTAATGGGATTGGGGCAGGCCCTGCTTGAGGAAGGCGTTATCGATCCGCGCCATGGCCGGGTCATCAATAACAACCTGGCGGATTACCTGGTGGCGATTAACGCCGACGTGCCGGACATCATTACCATTGATGTAGGAGAGCCCGATTACCGGGCCACGGCGCTGGGGGGCAAGGCGGTGGGCGAATTGGGTATCGTCGGCGTGGCGGCGGCCATCGGCAATGCCGTCTATCATGCCACCGGCAAACGGGTCCGGGATTTGCCCATCACCATGGATAAACTGATTTAA